In Plutella xylostella chromosome 27, ilPluXylo3.1, whole genome shotgun sequence, one genomic interval encodes:
- the LOC105381160 gene encoding uncharacterized protein LOC105381160 isoform X1 — protein sequence MVRHYKRKTVTKYCKEHLLKALEDIRNKKLNYCQAAKVYGIPTSTLVSRIRRRLKKSLNEEEQAEVSASSALVPLGSEPGSKKREPPEIKTYKNNYFLKKYGAGPPLVIPPVAPSGLTCSACSYSIVGRVYACVQCAGVRVCAACERDTHRAHAVLRLPSERVYNIVRDVFVSLQREFNSILKLSDEDNEKSTFKDILKDPTPSKATLDTSAPAPVPSDEPMVEYLIEKDTHEELDIKPELDPLFEIPETSVTLEATHGCSSPEIKLEGVPLVEYLLDNDIEEQHKEPPPKRIDKKYKSVVRKKVHKSRLFESENILRKCEKSNVNNTVVSNDKEIVIKMNKPAETLLNVERASPTDWCPQEMKDPPEGASVDSSSYVIVRNSTHNFCQKVPRLNQPTSMITNFKKYINYRDTPS from the exons ATGGTCCGGCATTACAAACGGAAGACAGTAACAAAGTATTGCAAGGAACATTTGTTAAAGGCATTAGAAGATATCAGAAAcaagaaattaaattattgccAAGCAGCTAAAGTGTATGGTATCCCGACGAGTACATTGGTTTCGAGGATACGAAGAAGATTGAAGAAATCATTGAATG AGGAGGAACAAGCAGAAGTCTCTGCATCATCGGCACTGGTGCCTCTGGGCTCCGAACCTGGATCTAAAAAACGGGAACCGCCGGAAATAAAGACGTACAAAAACAATTACTTTCTGAAAAAGTATGG TGCAGGCCCGCCGCTAGTGATCCCGCCGGTGGCGCCCTCCGGCCTGACGTGCAGCGCGTGCAGCTACTCGATCGTGGGCCGCGTGTACGCGTGCGTTCAGTGCGCGGGCGTGCGCGTGTGCGCGGCGTGCGAGCGCGACACGCACCGCGCGCACGCCGTGCTCAGGCTGCCCTCCGAGCGGGTCTAT aACATAGTGCGAGATGTGTTTGTGTCTCTACAAAGAGAGTTCAACTCTATACTGAAATTATCGGATGAAGATAACGAGAAAAGCACTTTTAAGGACATTCTCAAAGATCCTACACCATCCAAAGCCACCCTAGATACCAGCGCTCCAGCCCCCGTTCCTTCTGACGAACCCATGGTCGAATATCTTATAGAAAAAGATACACACGAAGAACTTGATATCAAACCAGAACTAGATCCACTCTTCGAAATCCCCGAAACATCTGTCACTTTAGAAGCCACACACGGCTGCAGCTCACCAGAAATCAAACTAGAGGGTGTCCCACTGGTTGAATACCTTTTAGATAATGACATAGAAGAACAACACAAAGAGCCACCCCCAAAAAgaatagataaaaaatataaaagtgttGTCAGAAAGAAAGTGCATAAAAGCAGATTATTTGAATCAGAAAATATACTGAGAAAATGTGAAAAAAGTAATGTGAACAATACAGTTGTTTCAAATGATAAAGAAATTGTGATAAAAATGAATAAGCCAGCGGAGACATTATTGAATGTGGAAAGAGCCAGTCCAACAGACTGGTGTCCTCAAGAGATGAAGGATCCACCTGAAG GTGCTAGCGTGGACTCTTCAAGCTACGTGATCGTCCGGAACAGCACTCACAACTTCTGCCAGAAAGTGCCCCGGCTCAACCAGCCCACATCAATGATtaccaattttaaaaaatatataaactacCGTGACACACCTTCATGA
- the LOC105381160 gene encoding uncharacterized protein LOC105381160 isoform X2, which produces MVRHYKRKTVTKYCKEHLLKALEDIRNKKLNYCQAAKVYGIPTSTLVSRIRRRLKKSLNEEEQAEVSASSALVPLGSEPGSKKREPPEIKTYKNNYFLKKYGPPLVIPPVAPSGLTCSACSYSIVGRVYACVQCAGVRVCAACERDTHRAHAVLRLPSERVYNIVRDVFVSLQREFNSILKLSDEDNEKSTFKDILKDPTPSKATLDTSAPAPVPSDEPMVEYLIEKDTHEELDIKPELDPLFEIPETSVTLEATHGCSSPEIKLEGVPLVEYLLDNDIEEQHKEPPPKRIDKKYKSVVRKKVHKSRLFESENILRKCEKSNVNNTVVSNDKEIVIKMNKPAETLLNVERASPTDWCPQEMKDPPEGASVDSSSYVIVRNSTHNFCQKVPRLNQPTSMITNFKKYINYRDTPS; this is translated from the exons ATGGTCCGGCATTACAAACGGAAGACAGTAACAAAGTATTGCAAGGAACATTTGTTAAAGGCATTAGAAGATATCAGAAAcaagaaattaaattattgccAAGCAGCTAAAGTGTATGGTATCCCGACGAGTACATTGGTTTCGAGGATACGAAGAAGATTGAAGAAATCATTGAATG AGGAGGAACAAGCAGAAGTCTCTGCATCATCGGCACTGGTGCCTCTGGGCTCCGAACCTGGATCTAAAAAACGGGAACCGCCGGAAATAAAGACGTACAAAAACAATTACTTTCTGAAAAAGTATG GCCCGCCGCTAGTGATCCCGCCGGTGGCGCCCTCCGGCCTGACGTGCAGCGCGTGCAGCTACTCGATCGTGGGCCGCGTGTACGCGTGCGTTCAGTGCGCGGGCGTGCGCGTGTGCGCGGCGTGCGAGCGCGACACGCACCGCGCGCACGCCGTGCTCAGGCTGCCCTCCGAGCGGGTCTAT aACATAGTGCGAGATGTGTTTGTGTCTCTACAAAGAGAGTTCAACTCTATACTGAAATTATCGGATGAAGATAACGAGAAAAGCACTTTTAAGGACATTCTCAAAGATCCTACACCATCCAAAGCCACCCTAGATACCAGCGCTCCAGCCCCCGTTCCTTCTGACGAACCCATGGTCGAATATCTTATAGAAAAAGATACACACGAAGAACTTGATATCAAACCAGAACTAGATCCACTCTTCGAAATCCCCGAAACATCTGTCACTTTAGAAGCCACACACGGCTGCAGCTCACCAGAAATCAAACTAGAGGGTGTCCCACTGGTTGAATACCTTTTAGATAATGACATAGAAGAACAACACAAAGAGCCACCCCCAAAAAgaatagataaaaaatataaaagtgttGTCAGAAAGAAAGTGCATAAAAGCAGATTATTTGAATCAGAAAATATACTGAGAAAATGTGAAAAAAGTAATGTGAACAATACAGTTGTTTCAAATGATAAAGAAATTGTGATAAAAATGAATAAGCCAGCGGAGACATTATTGAATGTGGAAAGAGCCAGTCCAACAGACTGGTGTCCTCAAGAGATGAAGGATCCACCTGAAG GTGCTAGCGTGGACTCTTCAAGCTACGTGATCGTCCGGAACAGCACTCACAACTTCTGCCAGAAAGTGCCCCGGCTCAACCAGCCCACATCAATGATtaccaattttaaaaaatatataaactacCGTGACACACCTTCATGA